In the genome of Lagopus muta isolate bLagMut1 chromosome 21, bLagMut1 primary, whole genome shotgun sequence, one region contains:
- the KCNAB2 gene encoding voltage-gated potassium channel subunit beta-2 isoform X3 — translation MYPESTTDSPARLSLRQTGSPGMIYRNLGKSGLRVSCLGLGTWVTFGGQITDEMAEQLMTLAYDNGINLFDTAEVYAAGKAEVVLGNIIKKKGWRRSSLVITTKIFWGGKAETERGLSRKHIIEGLKASLERLQLDYVDVVFANRPDPNTPMEETVRAMTHVINQGMAMYWGTSRWSSMEIMEAYSVARQFNLIPPICEQAEYHMFQREKVEVQLPELFHKIGVGAMTWSPLACGIVSGKYDGGIPPYSRASLKGYQWLKDKILSEEGRRQQAKLKELQAIAERLGCTLPQLAIAWCLRNEGVSSVLLGASNADQLMENIGAIQVLPKLSSSIVHEIDSILGNKPYSKKDYRS, via the exons AAATCTGGGCAAGTCTGGGCTGCGGGTATCCTGCCTCGGCCTGG GGACATGGGTGACATTCGGAGGGCAGATCACAGACGAG ATGGCCGAGCAGCTGATGACTTTAGCGTATGACAACGGCATTAATCTGTTCGACACGGCAGAAGTCTACGCTGCCGGCAA GGCCGAGGTTGTGCTGGGAAACATCATCAAAAAGAAGGGCTGGAG ACGATCCAGCCTGGTCATCACCACCAAGATCTTCTGGGGAGGAAA agCAGAGACGGAGCGGGGTCTGTCCCGGAAGCACATCATTGAAG gtCTGAAGGCGTCGCTGGAGCGGCTGCAGCTGGACTACGTGGACGTGGTGTTTGCCAACCGGCCCGACCCCAACACGCCCATGGAAG AGACGGTGCGCGCCATGACCCACGTCATCAACCAGGGGATGGCCATGTACTGGGGCACGTCGCGCTGGAGCTCCATGGAGATCATG GAGGCGTACTCAGTGGCACGGCAGTTCAACCTGATCCCACCGATCTGCGAGCAGGCTGAGTACCACATGTTCCAGCGGGAGAAGGTGGAGGTGCAGCTGCCTGAGCTCTTTCACAAGATAG GTGTCGGTGCCATGACCTGGTCACCGCTGGCGTGCGGCATCGTCTCAGGGAAGTATGACGGCGGCATTCCTCCGTACTCAAGAGCATCACTGAAG GGGTACCAGTGGCTGAAGGACAAGATCCTGAGTGAGGAGGGCCGGCGGCAGCAGGCTAAACTGAAGGAGCTGCAAGCCATCGCCGAGCGCCTGGGCTGCACGCTGCCACAGCTCGCTATTG CATGGTGCCTGCGCAACGAGGGCGTCAGCTCCGTGCTGCTGGGAGCCTCCAACGCCGACCAGCTGATGGAGAACATCGGAGCCATACAG GTCCTTCCCAAGCTGTCGTCTTCCATCGTCCATGAGATCGACAGCATCCTGGGCAACAAACCCTACAGCAAGAAGGACTACCGCTCCTAG